The Saxibacter everestensis genome has a window encoding:
- a CDS encoding ComEC/Rec2 family competence protein, which yields MSDLAKASWRADLRLAPSAVACWAAAAWAVGAGFPAAVLVAASCAAAGLLLLCGSLLRRGALPWWGRTVPAVCVVLLTGSLVIASSAVHNRIRAPPDLTKQLALQRSYAVQMEVARPPETAPTPDRFSGRDRTVVTVRLTAIDGRPAMSDLRTPVTVLAGSSWKSVRSGQTLRARVKFSVLDPGGAAVALAFPDGPPVVITEPDGYHRTTERLRSGLRSSATVLPADARGLLPGLVVGDTAGLDAGLEEAMKRTGMTHLTAVSGSNLAIFSGAVLLVGAAVGLRRGRRMLLAAGSVVGFVALVAPDPTVLRASVMAMVCLLGLGTGRSGRGLPALCLAMLLLLTADPYFSRNYGFALSVLACVGLLLCAKPFARLLARWLPDWLAFALAVPTAAQLFCSPVIILLQPAVSSYAVPANVLAAPAVASTTILGVLTIPAAQLWPPAGEFLAWWAGIGAQWIASVARFFSGLPFAQIPWPSGIGGLILLAGLTALSVGLVIVATRLKHPRIVAFVVLAGLLGAAITVPLWRPGNRWLPSDWDVVACDVGQGSGTVIRGGAGSAIVIDVGLEPEPVDRCLTTLGVERVFLILSHFDLDHVGGLEGAIAGRKVDGALLNPVRDPPATAGRVRRLLVDQKVPITVASGVMSGKVGNASYQVLWPPAGNDLPQVAANGSNAASIVVLLTVAGHTVLIPGDIEPESQATLRRRYDLDAEVLFVPHHGSKNQDARFFAELRPRLGVVSVGAGNDYGHPAPATLQLLSRARASTVRTDLCGSIALSFDPADIQVATERSC from the coding sequence ATGAGTGATCTCGCGAAGGCTTCCTGGCGCGCCGATCTACGGTTGGCACCGAGCGCAGTGGCCTGTTGGGCAGCAGCGGCCTGGGCAGTAGGTGCCGGCTTTCCGGCCGCCGTTCTGGTTGCCGCCAGTTGTGCTGCAGCCGGCCTACTTCTGCTGTGCGGGAGCCTGCTGCGCCGCGGCGCGCTGCCGTGGTGGGGCAGAACCGTCCCGGCGGTCTGCGTCGTGCTGCTGACCGGCTCGTTGGTCATTGCGTCGTCCGCGGTTCACAACCGGATTCGTGCGCCTCCGGACCTGACCAAACAGCTGGCGCTGCAGCGGAGCTACGCGGTCCAGATGGAGGTGGCCCGCCCGCCGGAGACCGCGCCGACGCCGGATCGTTTCAGTGGGCGGGATCGTACCGTCGTGACTGTGCGGCTCACCGCAATTGACGGGCGGCCGGCGATGAGCGATCTGCGAACTCCTGTCACGGTGCTGGCCGGTTCGAGCTGGAAATCCGTGCGTAGTGGGCAGACGCTTCGTGCCCGGGTGAAGTTCTCAGTGCTGGATCCTGGAGGCGCCGCTGTTGCATTGGCATTCCCGGATGGCCCGCCGGTGGTGATCACCGAGCCGGACGGCTATCACCGGACGACGGAACGGCTGCGGTCTGGGTTGCGTTCCTCGGCAACGGTGTTGCCGGCAGATGCGCGCGGGCTGCTGCCCGGCCTGGTCGTCGGGGACACCGCAGGGCTCGATGCCGGACTTGAAGAGGCGATGAAGCGCACCGGAATGACGCACCTTACAGCTGTATCGGGAAGCAATCTGGCGATCTTCTCGGGAGCCGTGCTGCTCGTCGGCGCGGCGGTAGGGCTCCGTCGTGGCCGCAGAATGCTGCTCGCCGCCGGGTCGGTTGTAGGATTCGTCGCGCTCGTCGCCCCGGACCCGACCGTCCTCCGGGCTTCAGTGATGGCGATGGTGTGCCTGCTTGGCCTGGGAACCGGACGTTCGGGACGCGGCCTGCCGGCTTTGTGTCTCGCCATGCTGCTGCTGTTGACCGCAGATCCATACTTTTCCCGAAATTACGGGTTCGCATTGTCCGTGCTTGCCTGCGTCGGCTTGCTGCTCTGCGCAAAACCGTTTGCCCGGTTGTTGGCGCGGTGGTTGCCGGACTGGCTGGCTTTCGCTCTCGCGGTGCCGACTGCAGCCCAGCTGTTCTGCTCTCCGGTCATCATTTTGCTGCAACCGGCCGTCAGCAGTTATGCGGTGCCGGCCAACGTGCTGGCGGCGCCGGCAGTCGCTTCGACCACAATCCTCGGCGTCCTGACCATTCCTGCGGCACAGCTTTGGCCCCCAGCGGGAGAGTTTCTGGCCTGGTGGGCCGGTATCGGTGCGCAATGGATCGCCAGCGTCGCCCGGTTCTTTTCAGGCCTGCCGTTTGCACAGATTCCCTGGCCGTCCGGTATCGGAGGGCTGATTCTTCTGGCCGGGTTGACTGCCCTGTCCGTGGGACTGGTGATAGTGGCGACCCGGCTGAAGCATCCTCGGATCGTGGCATTTGTCGTGCTGGCTGGTTTGCTGGGGGCGGCTATCACAGTGCCCCTCTGGCGCCCGGGGAATCGCTGGTTGCCGAGCGACTGGGACGTGGTGGCGTGCGACGTGGGTCAGGGCAGCGGCACCGTGATCAGGGGAGGGGCCGGGTCGGCGATTGTTATCGACGTCGGCCTCGAGCCGGAGCCGGTCGACCGTTGCCTGACCACGCTGGGCGTCGAACGTGTATTCCTGATCCTGAGCCATTTCGATCTGGATCATGTCGGTGGGCTGGAGGGCGCGATCGCCGGGCGAAAGGTGGACGGGGCATTGCTGAATCCGGTCAGGGACCCGCCGGCAACCGCCGGGCGGGTGCGGCGGCTGCTCGTCGATCAGAAGGTGCCGATCACGGTCGCCTCGGGTGTGATGTCCGGGAAAGTTGGAAATGCCTCCTACCAGGTGCTCTGGCCGCCGGCCGGCAATGACCTTCCGCAGGTTGCCGCAAATGGTTCGAACGCGGCGAGCATCGTCGTTCTGCTCACGGTAGCGGGACACACAGTGCTGATTCCGGGCGATATCGAGCCGGAAAGCCAGGCAACGCTGCGCCGACGCTACGATCTTGATGCCGAGGTTTTGTTCGTGCCGCATCATGGTTCGAAGAACCAGGATGCCCGTTTCTTCGCCGAACTGCGGCCGCGACTCGGTGTGGTGTCCGTCGGGGCGGGTAACGACTACGGGCATCCTGCCCCTGCCACCTTGCAGCTGCTGAGCCGGGCGCGGGCGAGCACAGTTCGCACCGACCTCTGTGGCAGTATCGCGTTGAGTTTCGATCCGGCGGACATCCAGGTCGCGACGGAGCGAAGCTGTTAA
- the holA gene encoding DNA polymerase III subunit delta → MATRERPTAKNKTNLVSWHEAEPAPVVLITGAEEVIVDRAAGLLVQKAHEADPALEVTEIDAASYDAGQLATLTSPSLFGERKLLIASGVEATNDAFLKDAIDYLGDIQSDVIFLFRHSGGVRGKRLLDAIKASGAPVIEATPIKKDSERNDFATGEFRRAKRRITPAALRALIDAVGADLRELASGCQQLISDTEGTIDLEHVELYYGGRVEVTGFKVADAAAAGQTGQALNLLRHAIATGSDPVPLVAAVAMKLRGMAKVSAVGRGNPATVAKEVGMAPWQVDRARRDLSRWSPDALAEAIMAVADADEAVKGGGRDPIYAVEKMIGVVASAAKRRN, encoded by the coding sequence GTGGCAACTCGAGAACGACCAACGGCCAAGAACAAGACGAACCTGGTTTCCTGGCATGAAGCGGAGCCGGCACCTGTCGTACTGATCACCGGTGCCGAAGAGGTTATCGTCGACCGCGCGGCCGGGTTGCTCGTGCAGAAGGCGCATGAAGCCGATCCCGCACTTGAGGTCACGGAGATTGACGCAGCAAGCTATGACGCGGGTCAGCTCGCCACCCTGACGTCGCCGTCACTGTTCGGTGAGCGCAAGCTATTGATTGCATCCGGCGTGGAAGCCACGAATGACGCATTTCTCAAAGACGCTATCGACTACCTTGGCGACATCCAGTCCGATGTGATTTTCCTGTTCCGGCACAGCGGCGGAGTCCGCGGAAAACGTCTGCTCGACGCGATTAAGGCCTCTGGCGCTCCCGTTATCGAAGCCACGCCGATCAAGAAGGATTCCGAACGCAATGACTTTGCCACCGGCGAATTCCGGCGGGCGAAACGAAGGATCACTCCCGCCGCTCTGCGCGCGCTCATCGATGCAGTTGGTGCGGATCTGCGTGAGCTAGCATCGGGCTGCCAACAGCTGATCAGCGATACCGAGGGCACCATCGACCTGGAGCACGTCGAGTTGTACTACGGCGGCCGGGTTGAAGTCACCGGTTTCAAGGTGGCCGATGCCGCGGCCGCAGGTCAGACCGGCCAGGCCCTGAACCTGCTGCGGCACGCTATTGCCACCGGGTCGGACCCGGTGCCACTCGTTGCCGCCGTGGCGATGAAACTGCGGGGGATGGCAAAGGTGTCCGCAGTCGGTCGCGGAAACCCTGCAACGGTGGCCAAGGAAGTGGGGATGGCGCCCTGGCAGGTGGACCGTGCCCGGCGTGACCTGTCCCGCTGGAGCCCGGACGCCCTCGCGGAGGCGATCATGGCAGTTGCCGATGCAGATGAGGCGGTGAAAGGCGGTGGACGTGACCCGATCTATGCGGTCGAGAAGATGATCGGCGTCGTCGCCTCCGCGGCGAAGCGCAGGAACTGA
- a CDS encoding type II toxin-antitoxin system PemK/MazF family toxin, producing the protein MGLREFAGRLVRRAAEKGAQKASRLLIDQVNKASDARGGPRIPVPENLRPPKQRKPTGDVIPGEVVTDDVRADRTARSAPARPRSGYPGDFVGDLDPAYSANPDGAPDPGEIVWGWAPFEDDPSQGKDRPMLLVGRDGEFLLALMLSSRDHVDAGGPGLRSVNGRYWLDIGSGPWDPKGRPSEVRLDRVIRLRETGIRREGAAMPRKTFDQVVQGMREARLAR; encoded by the coding sequence ATGGGACTTAGGGAATTCGCTGGCCGACTGGTGCGTCGCGCCGCCGAAAAGGGCGCACAGAAGGCATCGCGGCTGCTGATCGATCAGGTCAACAAGGCGTCCGACGCTCGCGGCGGGCCGCGAATCCCAGTTCCGGAGAACCTTCGGCCGCCGAAACAGCGGAAGCCGACCGGCGACGTCATTCCCGGCGAAGTTGTCACAGACGATGTTCGCGCTGACCGGACCGCGCGAAGCGCGCCCGCCAGGCCTCGCTCGGGATATCCCGGTGACTTCGTCGGTGACCTCGATCCGGCCTATTCTGCCAACCCGGATGGCGCTCCGGACCCGGGAGAAATTGTTTGGGGCTGGGCGCCGTTCGAAGACGACCCTAGTCAGGGCAAGGACCGGCCGATGTTGTTGGTCGGACGCGACGGCGAGTTCCTGTTGGCGCTGATGCTGAGCAGCAGAGACCACGTCGATGCCGGTGGGCCGGGACTGCGCAGCGTCAACGGGCGATACTGGCTGGATATCGGATCCGGACCCTGGGATCCCAAGGGGCGCCCCTCGGAGGTTCGGCTGGATCGGGTCATCCGGCTTCGGGAAACCGGGATTCGCCGGGAGGGGGCTGCCATGCCTCGGAAGACTTTCGACCAGGTGGTGCAGGGTATGCGCGAGGCGCGCTTGGCGCGATAG
- a CDS encoding xanthine dehydrogenase family protein molybdopterin-binding subunit, giving the protein MNDALPAREIGRSLERIDGRAKVTGAATYAYEHEVESPLYLFPAQATIARGRIISIDTADAEAIAGVHAVLTHLDAPELASTEDAELAVLQSGDIGFRGQFIAAVLAESPEIARQAAGAVKTEYEPWQHDADLRPDRGDLHPPGNDYDADTSEGDVAAALAAADVSIDQTYTTPAEHNNPMEPHATIAVWQGEDLTLYDSTQSVHGVRKQLATVFGIDPERVRVICPHVGGGFGSKGLPHAHVVLAALAAKFSFGRPVKFALTRQQMFALAGYRTPTIQRVRLGADSSGRLGVITHDSIELTSRIKEFPEGTTKPTAIMYKAPNRRATERLADLDVAVPSWMRAPGECPGMFGPEVAMDELAEACGLDPVELRVRNEPDEGPVSGKPFVNRHLVNCFREGARRFGWDQRDPRPRSRREGDWLIGTGMAAATYPALRTPGSIARITVTAEGTYQVRIGSADLGTGAWTVLSQIAADALGCSLAEVSVEIGDTSLPTASVAGGSTGTVSWGSAIIAAADALQEKYGDSPQPGDEVEAEMPMNPADDEYERHSFGAQFAEVAVNADTGEIRARRLLGVFSAGRIINVRTARSQLIGGMTMGLGMALHEESVLDQRFGHFVNHDLAGYHVPSNADVLDVDAVWLDEHDEYAGPLGARGIGEIGITGVAAAIANAAYHATGIRVRDLPLTADKFLR; this is encoded by the coding sequence ATGAATGACGCCTTGCCTGCCCGGGAAATTGGCAGGAGCCTTGAGCGGATCGATGGCCGGGCAAAGGTCACTGGTGCCGCGACATACGCCTACGAGCACGAGGTAGAGAGTCCGCTATACCTCTTTCCCGCGCAGGCCACGATTGCTCGGGGCCGGATTATTTCCATCGATACCGCGGATGCCGAGGCGATTGCCGGAGTGCACGCCGTGCTGACTCACCTCGATGCGCCGGAGCTGGCTAGTACCGAGGATGCCGAACTGGCGGTGCTGCAATCCGGCGATATCGGGTTTCGTGGGCAGTTCATCGCTGCCGTTCTCGCTGAGTCGCCGGAGATCGCTCGTCAGGCCGCCGGCGCGGTCAAAACCGAGTACGAACCGTGGCAGCACGACGCCGACCTGCGTCCGGACCGGGGTGACCTGCACCCACCCGGCAATGACTACGACGCTGACACGAGCGAAGGGGATGTCGCTGCGGCCCTCGCCGCGGCCGACGTATCCATTGACCAGACATACACCACGCCTGCCGAGCACAATAATCCGATGGAGCCGCACGCGACCATCGCGGTATGGCAGGGCGAGGACCTCACTCTGTACGACTCCACCCAAAGCGTTCACGGTGTAAGGAAACAGCTCGCTACTGTCTTCGGCATTGATCCGGAGCGGGTCAGGGTAATCTGCCCCCACGTCGGCGGCGGCTTCGGCTCAAAAGGCTTGCCACATGCTCACGTGGTACTTGCCGCCCTCGCAGCTAAGTTCTCATTTGGACGGCCGGTCAAGTTCGCGTTGACCCGCCAACAGATGTTCGCCCTGGCCGGCTACCGGACGCCGACGATTCAGCGGGTTCGACTTGGTGCCGATTCGTCGGGTCGGCTCGGCGTGATAACCCACGATTCAATCGAACTGACCTCGCGGATCAAGGAATTCCCGGAGGGAACCACCAAACCGACGGCGATTATGTACAAGGCGCCGAACCGCAGGGCTACCGAGCGGCTCGCCGACCTGGATGTCGCTGTTCCGTCTTGGATGCGCGCTCCGGGCGAATGCCCGGGAATGTTCGGTCCCGAGGTCGCCATGGATGAACTGGCCGAGGCATGCGGTCTCGACCCGGTCGAACTCCGGGTGCGTAACGAGCCGGACGAGGGGCCCGTGTCGGGCAAACCATTCGTCAATCGTCACCTGGTGAACTGCTTCCGGGAAGGAGCGCGACGCTTCGGGTGGGATCAGCGCGACCCTCGGCCTCGGTCCCGGCGCGAAGGTGACTGGCTGATCGGTACCGGCATGGCGGCTGCCACCTATCCTGCGCTCCGAACCCCAGGCTCAATAGCCCGGATCACGGTGACAGCTGAGGGCACCTACCAGGTGCGGATCGGGTCTGCGGATCTCGGAACCGGCGCCTGGACAGTGCTGAGCCAGATCGCCGCCGACGCGCTCGGCTGTTCCCTGGCCGAGGTGTCGGTTGAAATCGGCGACACATCGTTACCGACGGCATCGGTCGCCGGAGGATCCACCGGAACAGTCAGCTGGGGCTCGGCAATCATCGCTGCCGCCGACGCGCTGCAAGAGAAATATGGGGACAGCCCGCAGCCCGGCGATGAGGTTGAGGCGGAGATGCCAATGAATCCCGCCGATGACGAGTACGAGCGGCATTCATTCGGCGCCCAATTCGCCGAAGTTGCCGTGAACGCCGACACCGGTGAGATACGTGCCCGTCGCTTGCTTGGCGTGTTCTCCGCCGGGCGAATCATCAACGTTCGCACCGCCCGGTCGCAGCTGATCGGCGGCATGACAATGGGACTAGGGATGGCGCTGCACGAAGAAAGCGTGCTCGATCAGCGGTTCGGTCATTTCGTCAACCATGACCTGGCCGGATATCACGTGCCGTCGAACGCGGACGTCCTCGACGTGGACGCGGTATGGCTGGACGAGCACGATGAGTACGCCGGTCCCCTCGGAGCCCGCGGCATCGGCGAAATCGGCATCACCGGGGTGGCAGCTGCAATTGCCAACGCCGCCTACCACGCGACCGGAATCCGGGTGCGGGACCTGCCGCTGACCGCCGACAAATTCCTGCGATAG
- the rpsT gene encoding 30S ribosomal protein S20, translating into MANIKSQIKRIATNEKARLRNQAVRSEVKSAIRAFREAAKAGDKDAAVKAQSAAARTLDKAVSKGVLHKNNAANRKSALAQQAASL; encoded by the coding sequence TTGGCAAACATTAAGTCCCAGATCAAGCGTATTGCTACCAACGAGAAGGCTCGCCTGCGCAACCAGGCCGTCCGCTCCGAGGTTAAGTCGGCAATCCGCGCGTTCCGCGAGGCTGCTAAGGCAGGCGACAAGGATGCTGCCGTCAAGGCACAGTCTGCCGCAGCTCGCACCTTGGACAAGGCTGTCAGCAAAGGCGTGCTGCACAAGAACAATGCTGCGAACCGCAAGTCGGCTCTCGCACAGCAGGCAGCATCGCTCTAG
- a CDS encoding endonuclease/exonuclease/phosphatase family protein encodes MPAILVGDRLDLQVMSFNLRYANAFDAQSWKKRRPVAAKLIEQESPAVIGTQEGLVDQLEQLIEDTPERFCWVGEGREGGDNGEFTAVIYDNTRVDPQSVDVFWLSETPDRAGSKSWGSRHPRMTTLVKFVDLLTGVPFTFINTHLDYRSEKARVHSVEMLLEKVREANEPTIVTGDFNVDDESPIHAQLTAHGSPLQDAWLNAAEHIGPAYGTFHAYRGLVENGKRIDWILTTDHYVPTQAAVNPFGEGGQFPSDHLPVQVLLRLRG; translated from the coding sequence GTGCCAGCCATTCTCGTCGGCGATCGCCTGGACCTGCAGGTCATGTCATTCAACCTGCGCTACGCGAACGCTTTCGACGCCCAGTCATGGAAGAAGCGACGGCCAGTCGCTGCAAAATTGATCGAGCAGGAATCCCCAGCCGTGATCGGCACCCAGGAAGGCCTCGTCGACCAGCTCGAACAACTCATCGAAGACACCCCGGAACGCTTTTGCTGGGTCGGCGAGGGGCGCGAGGGCGGCGACAACGGTGAGTTCACCGCCGTGATCTACGACAACACCCGGGTCGATCCGCAAAGCGTCGACGTGTTCTGGCTGTCTGAGACTCCGGATCGCGCCGGATCAAAAAGCTGGGGCAGCCGGCACCCACGGATGACGACCCTGGTGAAGTTCGTCGACCTGCTGACCGGCGTGCCATTCACGTTTATCAACACCCACCTCGACTACCGGTCCGAGAAGGCTCGGGTTCATTCGGTTGAGATGCTGTTGGAGAAGGTTCGCGAGGCGAACGAGCCAACGATTGTCACCGGAGACTTCAACGTCGACGACGAGTCGCCCATCCACGCCCAGCTGACCGCGCACGGCAGCCCGCTACAGGACGCCTGGCTGAATGCCGCGGAACACATCGGTCCGGCCTACGGAACCTTTCACGCTTACCGCGGCCTGGTCGAGAATGGAAAACGGATCGACTGGATTCTGACCACGGATCACTATGTGCCGACCCAGGCGGCGGTGAATCCCTTTGGTGAGGGCGGCCAGTTTCCATCCGACCACCTTCCCGTCCAGGTATTGCTGAGGCTCCGCGGCTAG
- a CDS encoding 2Fe-2S iron-sulfur cluster-binding protein, which produces MNARITLNVDKEQRTLTVDTRTTVLDALREQLGITSPKKGCDHGQCGACTLLIDGRRVLSCLSLAVANDGAEITTAQGLVEDEQLHPVQQAFLDQDAFQCGYCTPGQICSVIGMLDEASSGHPSHATSDVAGGVGSPASLDDDEIRERMSGNLCRCGAYVNIVAAIRQVVDESDTPSTQATEGYAS; this is translated from the coding sequence ATGAACGCCCGGATCACCCTGAACGTGGACAAGGAACAGCGGACGTTAACGGTTGATACCAGGACGACCGTTTTGGACGCCCTGCGGGAGCAACTCGGTATCACCTCGCCCAAGAAGGGCTGTGATCACGGTCAATGCGGCGCGTGTACCCTCCTGATCGACGGCCGCCGGGTCCTCAGCTGCCTCTCGTTGGCGGTTGCCAACGATGGCGCGGAAATCACCACCGCTCAAGGGCTAGTCGAGGACGAGCAGCTGCATCCCGTGCAACAGGCATTCCTCGATCAGGACGCCTTTCAATGCGGCTACTGCACACCGGGACAGATCTGTTCGGTGATCGGCATGCTGGACGAGGCGTCCTCGGGGCACCCGAGCCATGCGACCAGCGACGTCGCGGGCGGGGTCGGCAGTCCTGCCTCCCTCGATGATGACGAGATCAGGGAACGGATGAGCGGCAACCTCTGTAGATGCGGCGCGTACGTGAACATCGTCGCCGCCATCCGGCAGGTCGTCGATGAATCGGATACTCCTAGCACCCAAGCAACCGAAGGGTATGCCTCATGA
- a CDS encoding FAD binding domain-containing protein: MIPFDYQRAPDALSAVRAVVGNPKARFLAGGTNLVDHLKLGIVEPELLVDVSGLPLDRVEQRPDGSVRIGATVRNSDLAAHPLIRRNYPMLSEALLAGASGQLRNMATTGGNLLQRTRCVYFQDVSTPCNKRDPGSGCSALGGYSRDNAIFGASRDCVAVHPSDMAVAMAALDATVIVQGAAGERGIPIAEFHRLPGDSPQRDTNLDHGELITAIDLPSAGASARSAYRKVRDRASYAFALVSVAVVVELEDSAEAPVVQNIRIALGGVSHKPWRARQAEETLRGRPATEEEFRAAADTELRLAEPLEGNEFKLPMVRNAMVSVLRALTEGSGR, encoded by the coding sequence ATGATTCCGTTCGACTACCAGCGGGCGCCGGACGCCCTCTCCGCGGTGCGGGCGGTCGTCGGCAACCCGAAGGCCCGGTTTCTGGCGGGCGGCACAAATCTGGTCGACCACCTAAAACTCGGCATCGTCGAACCGGAGTTGCTGGTCGACGTGAGCGGCCTGCCGCTGGACCGGGTCGAGCAACGCCCCGACGGTAGCGTGCGAATCGGTGCGACCGTGCGCAACAGCGACCTGGCAGCGCACCCTCTGATCCGTCGAAACTATCCCATGCTGTCCGAAGCCCTGCTCGCCGGCGCTTCCGGTCAGCTACGAAACATGGCGACGACCGGCGGTAATTTGCTGCAGCGAACCCGCTGCGTCTATTTTCAGGATGTCAGCACCCCGTGCAATAAGCGCGACCCCGGGTCAGGCTGCTCCGCGCTCGGCGGTTACTCGCGCGACAACGCGATTTTCGGTGCATCGAGGGACTGCGTCGCCGTCCATCCATCCGACATGGCCGTGGCCATGGCTGCGCTCGACGCGACCGTCATCGTGCAGGGCGCTGCCGGAGAGCGTGGAATTCCGATCGCGGAGTTTCACCGTCTCCCAGGCGACTCTCCGCAGCGAGACACAAATCTCGATCATGGTGAACTGATAACTGCCATAGACCTACCGAGCGCCGGGGCATCGGCCAGATCGGCGTATCGGAAAGTTCGCGATCGTGCCTCATATGCCTTCGCCTTGGTTTCCGTCGCCGTAGTCGTCGAGCTTGAAGACAGTGCGGAGGCTCCGGTAGTTCAGAACATTCGGATTGCCCTCGGCGGCGTCTCGCATAAGCCCTGGCGGGCCCGTCAGGCAGAGGAAACGCTTCGTGGCAGACCCGCGACCGAGGAAGAATTTCGTGCGGCAGCCGACACCGAGCTTCGGCTGGCCGAGCCGCTGGAAGGCAATGAGTTCAAGTTGCCGATGGTGCGGAATGCCATGGTGTCCGTGCTGCGCGCGCTCACTGAGGGGAGCGGACGATGA
- a CDS encoding MmcQ/YjbR family DNA-binding protein — protein sequence MANWDDVRRIALSLPETTERPSYDGVPSWRVRDKLFVWERPLKKSDLEALGSSAPDGPIIGARVPDSGAKEALLADNAGVYFTTPHFDGYPAILVRLERIDVSELQELLVEAWLARAPKRLATEYLGTVD from the coding sequence ATGGCCAATTGGGATGACGTCCGGCGGATTGCCCTCAGCCTGCCGGAGACCACCGAGCGCCCGTCTTATGATGGCGTACCTTCATGGCGGGTCAGGGACAAGCTCTTTGTCTGGGAGCGACCGCTGAAGAAGTCCGACCTCGAAGCGCTCGGCAGTTCGGCGCCCGACGGCCCGATTATCGGCGCACGGGTGCCGGACTCCGGAGCAAAGGAAGCGCTACTCGCCGACAACGCGGGTGTCTACTTCACCACGCCACACTTCGATGGATATCCGGCAATTCTGGTGCGGCTCGAACGAATCGACGTCTCCGAGCTGCAGGAACTGCTGGTCGAAGCCTGGCTCGCCCGGGCGCCGAAGCGACTCGCCACGGAGTACCTTGGCACGGTCGACTAG
- a CDS encoding helix-hairpin-helix domain-containing protein: MAGLRRQSAGQPPSARSPADRMADLLASARDVEASEPSRGWTPRQYDHDAPEVTDTLSGRIARRIPAVLGGGTGRWSIRLGATVIVALIALLAGTYLAVRAVTEAPDREVRTVAPRPSAATGNEAPQDPERPDGSQAGEPSGQAGKPSGQSEFKIHVVGAVRKPGLVTVQAGSRVDDAIELAGGAAAGADLSRINLARQLVDGEQLYVPKVGEAAPGPPSAPASGPGQAPPSDGAAPGNPGHRDSGSQSSLVNLNTASATELDELPGVGPVTAEKIISWREANGGFTAIEDLMDVPGIGPKTFAELKDLVTV, encoded by the coding sequence ATGGCAGGTCTACGTCGACAGTCAGCTGGGCAGCCGCCCTCCGCACGCTCCCCGGCCGACCGGATGGCCGACCTGCTCGCTTCGGCGCGCGATGTCGAGGCGTCGGAGCCGAGCCGTGGCTGGACTCCCAGGCAATACGACCATGATGCCCCCGAAGTAACCGACACCCTGAGCGGACGCATTGCCCGGCGGATTCCGGCTGTCCTCGGTGGGGGAACCGGTCGGTGGTCCATTCGGCTCGGCGCGACAGTTATCGTGGCGTTGATCGCGCTGCTGGCCGGCACGTACCTCGCGGTAAGGGCGGTGACCGAAGCGCCGGACCGTGAAGTTCGAACCGTCGCGCCACGGCCAAGTGCGGCGACGGGGAACGAGGCGCCGCAGGACCCGGAGCGTCCGGACGGCAGCCAGGCCGGTGAGCCGTCAGGCCAGGCCGGCAAGCCGTCAGGCCAGTCAGAGTTCAAGATTCACGTTGTCGGCGCGGTGAGGAAGCCCGGGCTTGTCACAGTTCAGGCCGGTTCCAGGGTGGATGACGCCATTGAGCTGGCCGGTGGTGCTGCCGCGGGGGCCGACCTGAGCCGCATAAATCTCGCGCGCCAGTTGGTCGACGGAGAGCAACTATACGTGCCAAAGGTCGGTGAAGCCGCTCCGGGGCCGCCGTCCGCTCCGGCTTCCGGACCAGGTCAGGCCCCGCCATCCGACGGTGCAGCGCCGGGGAATCCGGGGCACCGGGATTCGGGGTCCCAGAGTTCGCTGGTCAATTTGAATACCGCATCTGCTACTGAACTCGACGAACTTCCCGGGGTCGGGCCGGTGACGGCAGAGAAGATCATCTCCTGGCGGGAGGCAAATGGCGGATTCACGGCGATCGAAGATTTGATGGACGTGCCAGGGATCGGGCCGAAAACCTTCGCCGAACTCAAGGATCTGGTCACGGTATGA
- a CDS encoding acylphosphatase, translated as MNVVRRLVTVTGSVQGVSFRYYCKKTAQRLGVSGWVGNQPDGSVMAVLEGDSDLVEATVEWMRHGPRLARIDQVSVVEEEPQGETGFMIR; from the coding sequence ATGAATGTGGTTCGGCGCCTGGTTACCGTGACCGGAAGCGTGCAGGGCGTCAGCTTCCGGTACTACTGCAAGAAGACTGCTCAGAGGCTCGGAGTGAGTGGCTGGGTTGGCAATCAGCCGGACGGAAGCGTTATGGCGGTACTGGAGGGCGATTCGGACCTAGTTGAGGCAACCGTCGAATGGATGCGGCACGGCCCGAGGCTGGCCCGGATCGACCAGGTCAGTGTCGTGGAGGAGGAGCCACAAGGCGAGACCGGCTTCATGATTCGCTGA